CCGAGACCGGGTGGCTACCTCAGCGCACACCGTGCTCGAGCAGTTCGAGAGCTGATTCGAGGTGCGCGCCGAGGTCGCCGCCCTGCGTGAGCCATGCGCGGTACCCGGCCGCGAACGTCGCGAAGGCCACCCCGGCCCACCACCGGGGGCGCAGATCGTCGACGGTGACGCCGAATCGAACCGCCAGGCGCTCGGCCACGAGTTCTTCCAGTCGGGCGCGCTTGGCGAGGTCGCGATCTCGCAGTGCGGGAGTCTCGCTGATCAGCCGTTCGCGGATCACGAGTTCAGGGTGCTGGTCGCCGAGACGCTTCGCGACGGCCGCGAACACGGCCCGGATGACGACGACGGGGTCGGCGTCGACTGCCGTCTGGTCGAACGCCGTGATCATGGACTCGCGCAGGTCGTCGTCGCCGGCGAACAGCAGCTCGACCTTGTCGGGGAAGTAGCGATGGAACGTTCGAGGAGCCACGTCGGCCTCGGCGGAGATCTCCGCCACCGTGACGGCTGCGAAGCCGCGGGCGGCGAACAGACGCATTCCCGCGGCGAACAGGGCGTCGCGTGTCTGGGCCTTCTTCCGCTCGCGCAGCGACTCCGTGCGCCTGGGGTCGAGCGGTGGTTGATCCATTCTGACATTGTGGCACACCGAGACGTATGGCAGAGTGTGCCACATGACACAGAGAGACAGAATTGTGATCGTCACCGGCGGAACGAGCGGACTCGGACTCCATCTTGCGCAACGGCTCGCCGGCAGGCCCGGGTACTCGGTGATCCTCACCGGCCGTTCAGCTGCCGGTGCGGATGCCGCGGCGCGCCGCATCGGCGCACGAGGCCTGCCGCTCGATCTCGGCTCCCTGGCGTCGGTGCGCGCATTCGCGGCCGAGATCACAGCGCTCACCGACGGCCAGCCGGTGTACGCGGTGGTCTGCAACGCCGCCATACAGGTCGTGCAGGAGCGAACCACCACCGTCGACGGCTTCGAGACCACCATCGGCGTGAACCACATCGGCAACGTCGCGCTCATCGAGGCGTTGCTGAGCACCACGGGTGCTCCCGAGCGGCTGGTGCTCGTGGCATCCGGAGTGCATGATCCCGACCAGATGACGGGGATGCCCCATCCTGTCGAAGACGCCACGGTCCGCGAGCTCGCGTACCCGGGTGCGCGGCATCCGTCTGACGAATCACTGCAGCTCGAGGGTCGCCGCCGCTACGCCACCTCGAAGCTCGCGAACGTGCGCACCGCGATCGAACTCTCGCGTCGGCTTGCCGGCGCGACGGTCGTCAGCTCGTTCGATCCCGGGCTGATGCCGGGCACCGGCCTCGCTCGGGATGCGTCGTCGTGGCAGCGCGCGCTCTGGGCGACGGTGTTCCGCCTGCTGGTCGTGGTTCCCGGAGTGCAGAGCCCGCGGCGGGCGGCGGGCCAGCTCGAGCACCTGGTGACGGATGCCGCGACGGTGCCCTCCGGCACGTACGTCGAGCGAGGTCGGCCTCGGCAGCCGTCGGTGGCGGCCCGCGACGTCGAGGCGCAGCGGGCGCTCTACATCGACACGCTCGCGCTGATCGCAGAGGCAGAGATGTCGGCTCCCGCTGCCTGACGGCTCCGGGTGTGCCCGCCCGAATGCCCGGCCGCCCTCACCCCCGAGGGCCGGGCATTCGCCTACTCGAAGACGATCAGTCGAGGACCGCGTACGCCTCGAGTTCGACGAGAACATCGGGCTCGAAGAGGAAGTCGACACCGATGAGCGACACGGGAGGCAGCGGCTGCGGCAGCCCCAGCTCGTCGGCGACGAGTTCGATGCCGGCCATGAAGTCACCGATCTTCTCCGGCGTCCACTGCGTCACGAAGAAGCGCAAGCGCACAACGTCGGCGAATGTGGCGCCGGCACCGGCGAGGCCGAGGGCGGTGTTGCGAAGAACCTGGGCGACCTGCCCGGTGAGGTCGCCCGTGGCGATGAGGTTCGCGTCGCCGTCGCGGGAGATCTGGCCGGCCACGTGCACGTGGCGGGTGCCGGTGCCGATGGCGACGTGGTGGTACGGAACGGGCTGGAACATGTTCTCGGGCGAGAGCGTCTGC
The Agromyces albus DNA segment above includes these coding regions:
- a CDS encoding SDR family NAD(P)-dependent oxidoreductase, whose amino-acid sequence is MTQRDRIVIVTGGTSGLGLHLAQRLAGRPGYSVILTGRSAAGADAAARRIGARGLPLDLGSLASVRAFAAEITALTDGQPVYAVVCNAAIQVVQERTTTVDGFETTIGVNHIGNVALIEALLSTTGAPERLVLVASGVHDPDQMTGMPHPVEDATVRELAYPGARHPSDESLQLEGRRRYATSKLANVRTAIELSRRLAGATVVSSFDPGLMPGTGLARDASSWQRALWATVFRLLVVVPGVQSPRRAAGQLEHLVTDAATVPSGTYVERGRPRQPSVAARDVEAQRALYIDTLALIAEAEMSAPAA
- a CDS encoding acyl-CoA-like ligand-binding transcription factor; the encoded protein is MDQPPLDPRRTESLRERKKAQTRDALFAAGMRLFAARGFAAVTVAEISAEADVAPRTFHRYFPDKVELLFAGDDDLRESMITAFDQTAVDADPVVVIRAVFAAVAKRLGDQHPELVIRERLISETPALRDRDLAKRARLEELVAERLAVRFGVTVDDLRPRWWAGVAFATFAAGYRAWLTQGGDLGAHLESALELLEHGVR
- a CDS encoding RidA family protein — translated: MTVQTLSPENMFQPVPYHHVAIGTGTRHVHVAGQISRDGDANLIATGDLTGQVAQVLRNTALGLAGAGATFADVVRLRFFVTQWTPEKIGDFMAGIELVADELGLPQPLPPVSLIGVDFLFEPDVLVELEAYAVLD